From a region of the Citricoccus muralis genome:
- a CDS encoding GntR family transcriptional regulator encodes MKGTPVAGKMDASAMHGELKAEILRGEHSPGTPFREVALAERFGVSRTPVREALGRLQQEGLLERGTRGLQVRRLDPEQLMQVYDLRILLEGQAAEEAASARTELDLVRLEGLLSRDQALTDPDNATRLDTNIEFHEALWSAARNPILRDLLDRLSTHQIHAPTSTLTTPGRWEQSLEEHAEILRCIREHEAAGAREAMRAHMSTARALRLRMLSHAMG; translated from the coding sequence ATGAAGGGCACACCTGTGGCTGGGAAGATGGACGCCTCCGCGATGCACGGCGAGCTCAAGGCGGAGATCCTCCGAGGCGAGCACTCCCCCGGAACACCTTTCCGCGAAGTGGCTCTGGCCGAGCGGTTCGGGGTCTCCCGGACGCCGGTGCGCGAGGCCCTGGGCCGGCTGCAGCAGGAGGGCCTGCTCGAACGCGGGACCCGGGGGCTGCAGGTGCGGCGCCTGGACCCCGAACAGTTGATGCAGGTCTATGACCTCCGCATCCTGCTGGAGGGACAGGCCGCCGAGGAGGCCGCCTCGGCCCGGACCGAGCTCGATCTGGTCCGGCTGGAGGGACTCCTCTCCCGGGACCAGGCCCTCACGGACCCGGACAACGCCACCCGGCTGGACACCAACATCGAGTTCCACGAGGCGCTGTGGTCGGCCGCCCGGAACCCCATCCTGCGCGATCTGCTGGACCGGCTCTCCACCCACCAGATCCATGCCCCGACCTCCACCCTCACCACGCCGGGGCGCTGGGAACAGTCCCTGGAGGAGCACGCGGAGATCCTCCGCTGCATCCGAGAGCATGAGGCCGCCGGCGCGCGTGAGGCCATGCGGGCCCACATGTCCACGGCCCGGGCCCTGCGGCTGAGGATGCTCAGCCACGCCATGGGCTGA
- a CDS encoding GNAT family N-acetyltransferase, producing MVTMRAGPGQAGVVGRLLHEFNTEFGSPTPSAEDFAARFGMLLVGDDVLVLLSGSTAAPTGFAFLTLRPTPYGDGPLAQLEELYVRPGQRGRGIGTELLLDAIEHVRARGSEEMHINVDEIDEDTRRFYERHGFTNIQPGEDYRMLCYLREF from the coding sequence ATGGTGACGATGCGAGCGGGACCCGGCCAGGCCGGCGTCGTGGGCCGGCTGTTGCACGAGTTCAACACGGAATTCGGCTCGCCCACGCCCTCCGCGGAGGACTTCGCGGCGCGCTTCGGCATGCTGCTGGTGGGTGACGACGTCCTCGTGCTGCTTTCGGGCAGCACCGCGGCACCGACGGGCTTCGCGTTCCTGACCCTGCGCCCGACGCCGTACGGCGACGGGCCGCTGGCACAGCTCGAGGAGTTGTACGTGCGGCCGGGTCAGCGGGGACGGGGCATCGGCACCGAACTGCTGCTGGACGCCATCGAGCATGTGAGGGCGCGAGGCAGCGAGGAGATGCACATCAACGTGGATGAGATCGACGAGGACACCCGGCGTTTCTACGAACGTCACGGGTTCACGAACATCCAGCCCGGCGAGGACTACCGCATGCTCTGTTACCTGCGGGAGTTCTGA
- a CDS encoding helix-turn-helix transcriptional regulator, with the protein MTQHPQDQSETLPGRAAELQRLNATWERVQTGVPQFVAIEGPAGIGKTTLVETFLAGKRNVLPAVELYPSDADVPGTLVQRLLSAITGQHRTEWPTVMEDCVQVVFDAIQAFESNDGGAGIAVVEDLQWADPFSAEVLWRCALAMSSGPFMIILTYRPQATELTVGIERFLASGRHGTHLQLGPLGVADCRQVLRERLGIPVSDDFARKVHGGTGGVPLLVGAVAGWLDHAPPGHRRLQDAMAALGKGQNAPQRLFGRALRSSLEALSPHLRDTLSLLAVAGEPLHIVHLSGALVELGYPGLPDHGLLDSDQVRITHTAGTVALSHPHLATLMADQLPDKRRAELHRILAPVLKGPAALGHRVQAQRLDPEPAETPLLVRTLMQYGGEALVRGDGVAAFGHFHQALRLTGDPVALTLALRATVLARRPDLVLELRDVLAGMPQSRPGCAARAWDLLASEDLEGAVDQIRQGLYLPEDDPGRAGLLLLGHALAAAGRIAYATARFGAVGSTIDALLDELVPVRRGFEHAARQDPQALRLVSEARSVEALLALWSGLRHGDRSRVGEFTEQMTSLLEDLRPVPGTEPVRSVISAVIGSRLRAQGEVAAASRILDATAQDAQGPREQRVFLESTLSQLAFHQGAWDRALEHATRAVDSCLMLPVDSGVRSAYATAALVPLARGEQSAGRPLLQRAVEDASATSEVVACAVAFARAMGATFAGDHPEAAHQFQLIESTRVGWATAGFTTVCLYARALAETGHVHRLQALAAHATEGMDSAPEGVLRAVEAATLGALYRARAQPDDAREQLVDALASLDAEPVPYVAGIGPDVLPGGGHALVRAFIALDLSRLAMDGAGTDDRLEDGVDDAGRWARQAADFFLRCGAMPLQGEAAELAAALRKRQGERATGPADVGTRAEGGSRPMRGVHESVAGPVAGRGAERSHEPVSAPAQTAFRLMAELSTRERQIAVEVAEGKGNREIATELFLSVRTVEYHVGNCLAKLGMTSRVELRKALPPATLTLLVPALAGRGSDDDGPVDGIPDDPVDLDDLGDPNAP; encoded by the coding sequence ATGACGCAGCACCCACAGGATCAGTCCGAGACGTTGCCGGGCCGCGCCGCGGAGCTGCAGCGCTTGAACGCCACGTGGGAACGGGTGCAGACCGGCGTCCCCCAGTTCGTCGCCATCGAAGGCCCCGCCGGCATCGGCAAGACCACCCTGGTGGAGACCTTCCTCGCCGGCAAGCGCAATGTGCTGCCGGCGGTGGAGTTGTACCCCTCCGATGCCGATGTCCCCGGGACGCTGGTCCAGCGGCTACTGTCCGCCATCACCGGCCAGCATCGGACGGAGTGGCCCACCGTCATGGAAGATTGCGTGCAGGTGGTCTTCGATGCCATCCAGGCCTTTGAGTCGAACGACGGCGGAGCGGGCATCGCCGTGGTGGAGGACCTCCAATGGGCGGACCCGTTCTCCGCCGAGGTGCTGTGGCGTTGCGCTCTGGCCATGTCCTCAGGGCCCTTCATGATCATCCTGACCTACCGCCCGCAGGCCACCGAGCTCACCGTCGGCATCGAGCGATTCCTGGCCTCAGGGCGCCACGGTACCCACTTGCAGTTGGGCCCGTTGGGAGTCGCGGACTGCCGGCAGGTCCTGCGGGAGCGGCTGGGCATCCCCGTGTCCGACGACTTTGCCCGCAAGGTCCACGGCGGCACGGGCGGAGTCCCCCTGCTGGTGGGCGCGGTGGCCGGGTGGCTGGACCACGCCCCTCCGGGACATCGACGGCTGCAGGATGCCATGGCGGCCTTGGGAAAAGGTCAGAATGCTCCCCAGCGCCTGTTCGGCCGAGCCCTGCGGTCCTCGTTGGAGGCACTTTCTCCCCATCTGAGGGACACCCTCAGCCTGCTGGCGGTGGCCGGCGAGCCGCTCCACATCGTGCACCTGAGCGGGGCGCTGGTCGAACTGGGTTACCCGGGCCTGCCGGACCACGGCCTGTTGGACTCGGACCAGGTGCGCATCACGCACACCGCGGGCACGGTGGCCCTGTCCCACCCGCACCTGGCCACGCTCATGGCGGACCAGCTGCCGGACAAGCGCCGTGCGGAACTGCATCGGATCCTCGCCCCGGTCCTGAAAGGGCCCGCGGCCCTGGGACACCGGGTTCAGGCACAGCGGCTGGACCCGGAGCCGGCGGAGACCCCACTGCTCGTCCGGACGCTGATGCAGTACGGAGGAGAGGCTTTAGTCCGCGGAGACGGGGTGGCGGCGTTTGGCCACTTCCATCAGGCCCTGCGGTTGACCGGGGATCCGGTCGCCCTGACGTTGGCTCTGCGTGCCACCGTGCTGGCCCGCAGGCCGGACCTGGTGCTCGAGTTGCGGGATGTCCTGGCCGGGATGCCCCAGAGCCGGCCAGGGTGCGCGGCGCGAGCCTGGGATCTGCTCGCCTCAGAGGACCTGGAAGGGGCGGTGGACCAGATCCGGCAAGGCCTCTACCTGCCGGAGGACGATCCGGGGCGGGCCGGCCTGCTCCTGCTCGGCCACGCCCTGGCCGCCGCGGGACGGATCGCCTACGCCACGGCACGGTTCGGCGCCGTGGGCAGCACCATCGATGCCCTGCTGGACGAGTTGGTGCCGGTGCGCCGCGGGTTCGAACACGCTGCCCGCCAGGACCCGCAGGCTCTGCGCCTGGTCAGTGAGGCTCGCTCCGTGGAGGCCCTGCTCGCCCTCTGGTCCGGCCTGCGGCATGGCGACCGCAGCCGCGTGGGTGAGTTCACTGAGCAGATGACGTCCCTGTTGGAGGACCTGCGCCCCGTCCCGGGGACCGAACCCGTGCGGAGCGTGATCTCCGCGGTGATCGGCTCTCGCCTCCGCGCCCAGGGGGAGGTGGCCGCCGCCTCCCGGATCCTCGATGCCACGGCCCAGGACGCCCAGGGTCCCCGCGAGCAGCGGGTCTTCCTGGAAAGCACCCTGAGCCAGCTGGCCTTCCACCAGGGTGCCTGGGACCGAGCACTGGAGCATGCCACGCGGGCCGTGGACAGCTGCCTGATGCTACCGGTCGATTCCGGGGTTCGCTCCGCCTATGCCACGGCGGCGCTGGTGCCGCTGGCCCGTGGCGAACAGAGTGCCGGCCGCCCGCTGCTCCAGCGAGCGGTGGAGGACGCCAGCGCCACCAGTGAGGTGGTGGCCTGCGCCGTGGCCTTCGCCCGCGCCATGGGAGCCACCTTCGCCGGCGACCACCCGGAGGCCGCGCATCAGTTCCAGCTCATCGAGTCCACCCGGGTGGGGTGGGCCACCGCCGGATTCACCACGGTCTGCCTCTACGCGCGGGCCCTGGCGGAAACCGGACACGTACACCGCCTGCAGGCCCTCGCCGCTCACGCCACGGAGGGCATGGACTCCGCCCCGGAGGGCGTCCTGCGCGCGGTGGAGGCAGCAACGCTCGGTGCCCTGTACCGGGCGCGGGCCCAGCCAGACGACGCACGGGAGCAGCTGGTGGATGCTCTGGCCTCCCTCGACGCCGAGCCGGTTCCGTACGTGGCCGGCATCGGTCCGGACGTCCTGCCCGGCGGGGGCCATGCCCTGGTCCGGGCCTTCATAGCGCTGGATCTGTCCCGGCTCGCCATGGACGGTGCGGGCACCGACGATCGACTCGAGGACGGTGTGGACGACGCCGGCCGGTGGGCCCGCCAGGCCGCCGACTTCTTCCTGAGGTGTGGCGCGATGCCACTCCAGGGTGAGGCGGCGGAACTGGCCGCCGCCCTGCGGAAGCGGCAGGGGGAGAGAGCCACCGGGCCGGCCGATGTGGGCACCAGAGCGGAGGGGGGAAGCCGCCCCATGAGAGGTGTGCACGAATCGGTGGCCGGCCCGGTGGCTGGTCGAGGGGCAGAACGCTCCCATGAGCCGGTGTCGGCTCCGGCGCAGACCGCGTTTCGGTTGATGGCAGAACTGTCCACCCGCGAACGGCAGATCGCCGTCGAGGTCGCCGAGGGCAAGGGCAACCGCGAGATCGCTACCGAGCTATTCCTCAGCGTGCGCACAGTGGAGTACCACGTCGGCAATTGCCTCGCGAAGCTCGGGATGACCAGCCGCGTGGAACTGCGGAAGGCCCTGCCGCCGGCCACTCTGACCTTGCTGGTCCCGGCGCTGGCCGGGCGCGGCTCGGATGACGATGGCCCGGTCGACGGCATCCCGGACGACCCCGTAGACCTGGACGACCTAGGCGACCCGAACGCACCCTGA
- a CDS encoding MarR family winged helix-turn-helix transcriptional regulator codes for MSFAHPESAGRLEDQVCFALYSAARAAQQAYRPLLDDLGLTYPQYLVLLVLWEQDGQTVSALGDRLHLDSGTLSPLLRRLDEHGFITRERQSTDARRVAVHLTAEGHALRSRAAEVQRCLLDAVTLSTEELLNLRDLSRRFAGSDV; via the coding sequence ATGAGCTTCGCACACCCAGAATCTGCCGGTCGCCTGGAGGACCAGGTGTGCTTCGCCCTGTACTCGGCAGCCCGGGCCGCCCAGCAGGCCTACCGCCCGCTGCTGGATGACCTGGGCCTGACCTACCCGCAGTACCTCGTACTGCTGGTGCTCTGGGAGCAGGACGGGCAGACCGTCTCTGCACTCGGCGATCGGCTGCATCTGGACAGCGGCACGCTGTCTCCCCTGTTACGGCGCCTGGACGAGCACGGCTTCATCACCCGCGAGCGCCAGTCAACGGATGCACGCCGGGTCGCCGTGCACCTGACCGCAGAGGGCCATGCCCTCCGCTCGCGCGCCGCCGAGGTCCAGCGCTGCCTGCTGGACGCCGTGACACTGTCGACGGAGGAACTCCTCAACCTCCGAGACCTCTCTCGCCGGTTCGCCGGTTCGGATGTCTGA
- a CDS encoding organic hydroperoxide resistance protein, which translates to MKTVYTAEALATGGGRDGRTQTADGSISLDLAVPKEMGGTGNGANPEQLFAAGYAACFHSALQMVARQAKKDLGESSVGARVGIGPNGAGGFGLEVTLEVVVPALPQDEAQELADQAHQVCPYSNATRGNIDVTVDVVQD; encoded by the coding sequence ATGAAGACTGTCTACACCGCAGAGGCCCTGGCCACCGGCGGCGGCCGGGACGGCCGCACCCAGACCGCGGACGGTTCCATCAGCCTGGACCTGGCCGTCCCGAAGGAGATGGGCGGCACCGGCAACGGAGCCAACCCGGAACAGCTCTTCGCGGCCGGCTACGCTGCATGCTTCCACTCGGCTCTGCAGATGGTGGCCCGCCAGGCGAAGAAGGACCTCGGCGAGTCCAGTGTGGGCGCCCGCGTGGGGATCGGCCCGAATGGAGCCGGCGGATTCGGCCTCGAGGTCACCCTGGAGGTAGTGGTCCCCGCCCTGCCCCAGGACGAGGCCCAGGAGCTGGCGGATCAGGCCCACCAGGTCTGCCCCTACTCCAATGCCACCCGCGGGAACATCGACGTCACCGTGGACGTGGTGCAGGACTGA
- a CDS encoding glutathione peroxidase — translation MPTLSDFTARTATGEDRPLSDYAGHVVLVVNTASQCGLTPQFEGLQELYRDYRDRGLVVLGFPCNQFAHQEPGTDAEASEFCQLNYGVDFPMFAKVEVNGSGAHPLFAWLRQETSGLLGGAVKWNFTKFLLGRDGTVLERFAPTTAPAKMRGAIETALTAQ, via the coding sequence ATGCCCACGCTCTCCGACTTCACCGCGCGGACGGCCACCGGGGAGGACCGCCCCTTGTCCGACTACGCGGGCCACGTGGTGCTCGTGGTCAACACGGCCAGCCAGTGCGGTCTGACACCCCAATTCGAGGGCCTCCAGGAGCTCTACAGGGACTACCGGGACCGCGGCCTGGTGGTGCTCGGCTTCCCCTGCAACCAGTTCGCCCACCAAGAGCCGGGCACCGACGCCGAGGCCAGTGAGTTCTGCCAGCTGAACTACGGCGTCGACTTCCCGATGTTCGCCAAGGTGGAGGTCAACGGCTCCGGCGCGCATCCGCTGTTCGCCTGGTTGCGGCAGGAGACCTCGGGGCTGCTCGGCGGCGCGGTCAAGTGGAACTTCACCAAGTTCCTGCTCGGCCGTGACGGGACCGTCCTCGAGCGCTTCGCACCGACCACCGCCCCCGCCAAGATGCGCGGCGCGATCGAGACGGCACTCACCGCGCAGTGA
- a CDS encoding YdeI/OmpD-associated family protein: MKNTSVVEEPEVLIVEDVAAWREWLDAHEERSDGIWLMLAKKGATSPTSLTYQQALREALCSGWIDGQSKSIDATTYRQRYTPRRKASMWSQRNVTLVAELIEQGRMRPRGQAEIDRAKVDGRWDRAYAGPATAEVPEDLAAALASSPGAAATFATLNGQNRYAVLHRVLTAPSPASRTNRLAKLVGMLERGETPYPQ, translated from the coding sequence ATGAAGAACACGTCTGTAGTCGAGGAACCCGAAGTCCTCATCGTGGAGGACGTTGCGGCCTGGCGGGAGTGGCTGGATGCGCACGAGGAGAGATCGGACGGCATCTGGTTGATGCTGGCCAAGAAGGGCGCTACTTCCCCGACGTCGCTGACCTACCAGCAGGCCCTGCGGGAGGCGTTGTGCAGTGGTTGGATCGACGGTCAGTCCAAGTCGATCGATGCCACCACCTACCGCCAGAGGTACACACCGCGCCGCAAGGCCTCGATGTGGTCTCAGCGCAACGTCACGCTCGTGGCAGAGCTGATCGAGCAGGGGCGGATGCGGCCCCGGGGCCAGGCCGAGATCGACCGGGCGAAGGTGGACGGCCGGTGGGACCGCGCCTACGCCGGCCCGGCCACGGCCGAGGTCCCCGAGGACCTGGCCGCCGCGCTCGCCTCGTCACCGGGGGCCGCCGCCACCTTCGCCACGCTCAACGGCCAGAACCGCTACGCCGTCCTGCATCGGGTCCTCACCGCGCCGAGCCCGGCGAGCCGGACCAATCGGCTGGCCAAGCTGGTCGGCATGCTGGAACGTGGCGAGACTCCGTACCCGCAGTAG
- a CDS encoding M20/M25/M40 family metallo-hydrolase codes for MSPSPAPFDPTPTSGADSTATATATATVAPKPAIRRRTFLGVGAAAFGATAIGTGALTGLTSSSRANAAATVPVEDRDPLNLLQRMLSFDTQNSGQGGKTRPHAEMLKAVWDRAGVDAEIIETPQPDNVHLIARIAGTGDAEPLLLLGHSDVVPVELENWSVDPFSGEVRDGEVYGRGALDMKGANAASISALLRHLQEGARFDRDIIILTDCDEEAGSFGSRWLAENHWDKINAGSVLTEGGWFLAQGDATTPMLITATRQDKVYFNLDITADGTATHSSKPMPDAAMVTLSRALADLGDWEAPVHLTDVTREYFQALAASTDDRRFAQAIRMLLSARSAKMRERAEKLMVSRSDYPYLHRALLRTTHAFVIQEAGYKENVIPSSATARLNCRAVPGGQKPRDFLQQVRRLLAERDVEVSIAAPEGTSEEDYLNELDQTWANPPADIDTDLFHALSGAAEATYPDAAFAPALFEAGTSLAPWRAEGIPGYGVYPYVLSNEQLIGMHGDDERIFVDALKTGTDFMYTVFERFRVG; via the coding sequence ATGAGCCCATCACCCGCACCCTTCGACCCGACCCCCACCTCCGGTGCCGACTCCACGGCAACGGCAACGGCAACGGCAACGGTCGCACCCAAGCCGGCCATCCGGCGTCGTACGTTCTTAGGGGTGGGCGCCGCCGCCTTCGGGGCGACGGCCATCGGCACCGGAGCACTCACGGGGCTGACCTCCAGCTCCCGCGCCAACGCCGCTGCGACCGTTCCGGTCGAGGACCGAGATCCGCTGAATCTGCTGCAACGCATGCTCTCGTTCGACACCCAGAACTCCGGCCAGGGCGGCAAGACCCGGCCGCACGCCGAGATGCTCAAAGCGGTCTGGGACCGGGCGGGCGTGGACGCGGAGATCATCGAAACGCCCCAACCGGACAACGTGCACCTGATCGCGCGGATCGCCGGCACCGGCGACGCGGAGCCCCTGCTGCTGCTCGGACATTCGGACGTGGTGCCCGTGGAACTGGAGAACTGGTCAGTGGACCCCTTCTCCGGGGAGGTGCGGGACGGGGAGGTATACGGCCGCGGCGCCCTGGACATGAAGGGCGCCAACGCCGCGAGCATCAGCGCCCTGCTGCGCCACCTGCAGGAGGGCGCACGCTTCGACCGGGACATCATCATCCTCACCGACTGTGATGAGGAGGCCGGCTCCTTCGGCTCCCGGTGGCTGGCCGAGAACCACTGGGACAAGATCAACGCCGGGTCGGTCCTGACCGAGGGCGGCTGGTTCCTGGCCCAGGGGGACGCGACCACCCCGATGCTCATCACGGCCACCCGCCAGGACAAGGTCTACTTCAACCTGGACATCACCGCGGATGGCACGGCCACACACTCGTCCAAGCCGATGCCGGACGCGGCGATGGTCACGCTGTCCCGGGCGCTGGCCGATCTGGGTGACTGGGAGGCACCCGTCCATCTGACTGACGTGACCCGCGAGTACTTCCAGGCCCTGGCCGCATCCACCGATGACCGACGCTTCGCCCAGGCCATCCGGATGCTGCTCTCGGCACGGTCGGCCAAGATGCGGGAGCGAGCCGAGAAGCTCATGGTCTCCCGCTCCGACTACCCCTACCTGCACCGCGCCCTACTGCGGACCACGCACGCCTTCGTGATCCAGGAGGCCGGGTACAAGGAGAACGTGATCCCCTCCAGTGCGACGGCCCGGCTGAACTGCCGCGCGGTTCCCGGAGGGCAGAAACCTCGGGACTTCCTCCAGCAAGTGCGCAGGCTCCTGGCGGAGCGGGACGTGGAGGTCAGCATCGCCGCCCCGGAGGGGACGAGCGAGGAGGACTACCTCAACGAGTTGGACCAGACGTGGGCGAACCCGCCGGCGGACATCGACACCGATCTGTTCCACGCGCTGTCCGGCGCGGCCGAGGCGACCTACCCGGATGCGGCCTTCGCCCCGGCCCTGTTCGAGGCAGGAACCTCCCTGGCCCCCTGGCGCGCCGAGGGCATCCCCGGCTATGGCGTCTACCCCTACGTGCTGTCCAACGAGCAACTGATCGGGATGCATGGGGACGACGAGCGGATCTTCGTGGACGCGCTGAAGACCGGCACCGACTTCATGTACACGGTGTTCGAGAGGTTCCGGGTGGGGTGA
- a CDS encoding LacI family DNA-binding transcriptional regulator yields the protein MSKRSSVTLKGLAQELGLSPSTVSRVLNDAAGEESRWASPETSRRILALAHEVGYAKNPYAASLRTARSRLIGVVVPRLQDYVLATIYEGIDEAAAEHGYVAVVSNSLDNPESHEARVRKLMDRRIDGLILGDTPFDGSTLTAIEQDDVPFVLVNRRSPGYPSVTCNDYLGGQLAGEYLAGLGMEKVFLLAGKNRMSTSIDRTAGFTERLAEHGIHVPAEHIATGGFDAEAGEEATRRLLDSVGVPDALFAVNDFAAIGALGVLAERGLSVPDDVKIVGYNDTPLASGVGLTTVRSPMHQIGRQGLELLLDRMDGKDVESRQLDPELVVRSSA from the coding sequence GTGAGCAAGCGATCATCCGTCACCCTGAAGGGGCTGGCCCAGGAGCTGGGCCTCAGTCCGTCCACGGTGTCGCGCGTGCTGAATGACGCGGCGGGCGAGGAATCACGCTGGGCCTCCCCGGAGACGAGCCGGCGCATCCTGGCCCTGGCCCACGAGGTCGGCTACGCGAAGAACCCCTACGCTGCCTCCCTGCGAACGGCCCGGTCGCGGTTGATCGGGGTGGTGGTGCCGCGGTTGCAGGACTACGTGCTCGCCACGATCTATGAGGGCATCGACGAGGCCGCGGCCGAGCACGGCTACGTGGCGGTAGTCTCGAACTCGCTGGACAACCCCGAGTCCCACGAGGCCCGCGTCCGGAAGCTGATGGACCGGCGCATCGACGGACTGATCCTCGGGGACACCCCGTTCGACGGCTCCACCCTGACCGCGATCGAGCAGGACGACGTCCCCTTCGTGCTGGTCAACCGACGGTCCCCTGGGTACCCGTCCGTGACCTGCAACGACTACCTGGGCGGACAGCTCGCTGGCGAGTATCTGGCCGGACTGGGCATGGAGAAGGTCTTCCTGCTGGCCGGCAAGAACCGCATGTCCACCTCGATCGACCGGACGGCCGGATTCACCGAACGGTTGGCCGAGCACGGCATCCACGTGCCTGCCGAGCACATCGCCACCGGCGGATTCGACGCCGAGGCCGGCGAAGAAGCCACCCGGCGCCTGCTGGACTCCGTGGGCGTGCCGGACGCGCTGTTCGCCGTCAACGACTTCGCGGCCATCGGCGCCCTGGGTGTCCTGGCCGAACGGGGGCTGTCCGTCCCGGACGACGTCAAGATCGTTGGGTATAACGACACCCCCTTGGCCAGCGGGGTGGGGCTGACCACGGTGCGCTCGCCGATGCACCAGATCGGCCGTCAGGGCCTGGAGCTGCTCCTGGACCGGATGGACGGCAAGGACGTGGAGAGTCGGCAGTTGGATCCGGAGCTGGTGGTCCGGAGCTCGGCGTAG
- a CDS encoding asparaginase, with amino-acid sequence MARVHIIGTGGTIASRSGQAGASGEGTGRGDGSIASDTIGDLVASSPAAAVDGALQVTTEDVMTLGSYRLGLPEILEITAAALARAAEAEVDGVIVTHGTDTLEETAFLVDLVNGTDTTVVFTGAQRAADQPDSDGPRNLRQALTVASDPRFRGMGALIAFDGRVQTARGARKAHTTASQPFDGGATVGLFRNDELDLAARPVRPRALPLPGSGFGTTRVDVITAYPGSSPEALRHAAQSGAAGAVLAGTGVGNAGPGYAEAVADLVSSGIPVVLSTRVPNGPMVPIYGNGGGVDLIAAGAVSAGHLNPFQARILAAALLSGNPSTTEFTTLFSELR; translated from the coding sequence TTGGCCAGAGTCCACATCATCGGCACCGGGGGGACCATCGCGTCTCGCTCCGGTCAGGCCGGAGCGAGCGGGGAGGGCACGGGTCGCGGCGACGGCTCGATCGCCTCGGACACGATCGGCGACCTCGTCGCCTCGTCCCCGGCCGCCGCAGTCGACGGGGCCCTCCAGGTCACCACCGAGGACGTCATGACGCTGGGCAGCTACCGCCTGGGCCTGCCGGAGATCCTGGAGATCACCGCGGCGGCACTCGCCCGGGCCGCCGAGGCGGAGGTGGACGGCGTGATCGTCACCCATGGCACCGATACCCTCGAGGAGACCGCTTTCCTGGTGGACCTGGTGAACGGCACGGACACCACCGTGGTGTTCACCGGCGCCCAGCGCGCGGCCGATCAGCCGGACTCGGACGGCCCCCGCAACCTCCGCCAGGCCCTGACAGTAGCCTCTGATCCACGCTTCCGCGGCATGGGCGCCCTGATTGCCTTCGACGGCCGGGTCCAGACAGCCCGCGGCGCCCGCAAGGCGCACACCACCGCCAGCCAGCCCTTCGACGGCGGCGCCACCGTGGGCCTGTTCCGCAATGACGAGCTGGACCTCGCCGCCCGGCCGGTCCGTCCCCGCGCTCTACCCCTGCCCGGCTCCGGGTTCGGCACCACCCGGGTGGATGTCATCACGGCGTACCCCGGCTCCTCTCCTGAGGCGCTGCGGCACGCGGCGCAGAGCGGCGCGGCGGGCGCGGTGCTGGCGGGCACCGGCGTCGGGAATGCGGGTCCGGGTTACGCCGAAGCCGTGGCGGACCTGGTCTCCTCGGGGATCCCCGTGGTGCTGAGCACCCGCGTGCCGAATGGACCCATGGTCCCGATCTATGGCAACGGCGGCGGCGTGGACCTGATCGCGGCCGGCGCCGTCAGTGCCGGCCACCTGAACCCCTTCCAAGCACGGATCCTCGCGGCGGCACTGCTGTCCGGGAATCCCTCCACCACCGAATTCACCACCCTGTTCAGCGAACTGCGCTGA